The following proteins come from a genomic window of Denitromonas sp.:
- a CDS encoding DUF4399 domain-containing protein yields MKKIRSLILGLCAAGLSSLALAAGSVHFVEPADGATVAQEFTVRMGVEGMTVQPAGELKDGTGHHHLIIDGQPVAAGVAVPADDTHLHFGKGQTETTLKLAPGQHTLTLQFADGLHQSYGPALSRTITVTVK; encoded by the coding sequence ATGAAAAAAATCCGCTCACTCATCCTCGGCCTGTGCGCCGCCGGCCTGTCCAGCCTCGCCCTGGCCGCAGGCAGCGTGCATTTCGTCGAACCCGCCGACGGCGCCACCGTAGCGCAGGAATTCACCGTCAGGATGGGCGTCGAGGGCATGACCGTGCAGCCAGCCGGCGAGTTGAAGGACGGCACCGGCCATCACCACCTGATCATCGACGGCCAGCCCGTGGCCGCCGGCGTGGCGGTGCCGGCCGACGACACCCACCTGCACTTCGGCAAGGGCCAGACCGAGACCACGCTCAAGCTCGCGCCGGGGCAGCACACCCTGACCCTGCAGTTCGCCGACGGGCTGCACCAGTCCTACGGGCCGGCGCTGAGCCGCACCATCACCGTCACGGTGAAATAA
- a CDS encoding alpha/beta hydrolase → MDHFTTDDGERIHLKISGDGPPMILLHGWTASHRDWHPFMDGFNARHRVFRWDARGHGGHALRSDTPVTVERMAQDLAQLIEHYALDGATVVGHSMGALTLWQYLRDVGAARLSRLVFIDQSPRLLTGPGWAKGIYGDFDAARNAAFMRDLKADFAEAVLRLVAEGHNPAARLRHAENGEAMQSARRRLASFAAGPLIDCWASLTAADYRDVLKTITLPTLLIYGGASNFYGADVAHHVRDSIPNALLHIYDDVDHAPHLWQRERFVRDVLAFVDAGSGEQGHRA, encoded by the coding sequence ATGGACCATTTCACCACCGACGACGGCGAACGTATCCACCTCAAAATCTCGGGCGACGGCCCGCCCATGATTTTGCTGCATGGCTGGACCGCCTCGCACCGCGACTGGCACCCCTTCATGGACGGCTTCAACGCCCGCCACCGGGTGTTCCGCTGGGACGCCCGCGGCCATGGCGGCCATGCCCTGCGTAGCGACACGCCGGTGACGGTCGAGCGCATGGCGCAGGATCTGGCGCAGCTGATCGAGCACTACGCGCTCGATGGTGCGACCGTGGTGGGCCACTCGATGGGCGCGCTGACGCTCTGGCAGTATCTGCGCGATGTCGGCGCGGCGCGGCTGTCGCGGCTGGTGTTCATCGACCAGTCGCCGCGGCTGCTCACCGGGCCGGGCTGGGCCAAGGGCATCTATGGCGATTTCGACGCCGCGCGCAACGCCGCCTTCATGCGCGACCTGAAAGCCGACTTTGCCGAGGCGGTGCTGCGTCTGGTGGCCGAGGGGCACAACCCGGCGGCGCGCCTGCGCCATGCCGAGAACGGCGAGGCGATGCAGTCGGCCCGCCGGCGGCTGGCCAGCTTTGCCGCCGGGCCGCTGATCGACTGCTGGGCCAGCCTTACCGCCGCCGACTACCGCGATGTGCTCAAGACCATCACCCTGCCGACCCTGCTGATCTATGGCGGCGCCAGCAACTTCTACGGCGCCGACGTGGCCCACCATGTGCGCGACAGCATCCCCAACGCGCTGCTGCACATCTATGACGATGTCGACCATGCGCCGCACCTGTGGCAGCGCGAGCGCTTCGTGCGTGACGTGCTGGCCTTCGTGGATGCGGGCTCAGGCGAGCAGGGCCACCGCGCCTGA
- a CDS encoding AEC family transporter has product MLSVLAVTFPFFALVLCGYLAVRRGALPMPAIPGLNGFVLFFALPCLLYRFGASTPIAELLDPSVIAVYLLCALIMVGTTVALTLGGRIDWNNAAFGALTAAFPNTGFMGVPLLVALLGARAAGPVIVTILVDLLVTSSLCIALSRLDGHGAGNARAAAGKALRGVAGNPMPWAIVLGGISSAVGLTLYGPLDKTISLLADSASPVALFTIGAVLARSQMTTADKTPLIDYVPVAFKKLLLHPLLVMIVGGIAIDLGLPLDPFALTVIVLAAALPSASNVSLLAERFGADNGRIARVILVSTAVSFFTFSGAVALLA; this is encoded by the coding sequence GTGCTGTCGGTTCTCGCCGTCACTTTTCCCTTCTTTGCCCTCGTGCTGTGCGGCTACCTGGCGGTGCGCCGCGGCGCCCTGCCGATGCCGGCCATCCCCGGCCTGAACGGCTTCGTGCTGTTCTTCGCCCTGCCCTGCCTGCTCTACCGCTTCGGTGCCAGCACGCCGATCGCCGAGCTGCTCGACCCGAGCGTGATCGCGGTCTATCTGCTGTGCGCGCTGATCATGGTCGGCACCACCGTGGCGCTCACCCTGGGCGGGCGCATCGACTGGAACAACGCCGCCTTCGGCGCGCTCACCGCCGCCTTCCCCAACACCGGCTTCATGGGCGTGCCGCTGCTGGTGGCGCTGCTCGGCGCACGCGCGGCCGGGCCGGTGATCGTCACCATCCTGGTCGACCTGCTGGTCACCTCATCCCTGTGCATCGCCCTGTCACGGCTCGACGGCCACGGCGCCGGCAACGCGCGGGCCGCCGCTGGCAAGGCGCTGCGCGGCGTGGCCGGCAACCCCATGCCGTGGGCGATCGTGCTCGGCGGCATCAGCTCGGCAGTCGGGCTGACGCTGTACGGCCCGCTCGACAAGACCATCAGCCTGCTGGCCGACTCGGCCTCGCCGGTGGCGCTGTTTACCATCGGCGCGGTGCTGGCCCGCTCGCAGATGACCACCGCCGACAAGACGCCGCTGATCGACTATGTGCCGGTGGCCTTCAAGAAGCTGCTGCTGCACCCGCTGCTGGTGATGATCGTCGGCGGTATCGCCATCGACCTCGGCCTGCCGCTCGACCCCTTCGCGCTCACCGTCATCGTGCTCGCCGCGGCCCTGCCCAGCGCCAGCAACGTGTCGTTGCTGGCCGAGCGCTTTGGGGCGGACAACGGGCGCATCGCGCGGGTGATCCTGGTGTCCACGGCGGTGTCCTTCTTCACTTTCTCAGGCGCGGTGGCCCTGCTCGCCTGA
- a CDS encoding substrate-binding periplasmic protein, with protein sequence MRHIDKGQRRFGAWRATIRQWLLRMVGAALLAATGAAGAQTIRVVTEDYPPYNYLRDGVVGGVSTEVVRAVLAEAGLDAQIELMPWARAYDLALHTENVLIYSITRTPARKALFKWVGQVAPSEWFLYSLRGHGLGLKTLEDAKRYRIATVYQDVGEQFLLERGFDRTRNLQSSNRYAHNYEKLKLGRVDLWIANEALADYLVREAGDDPAQQLVPELALDEMGDDGLFMAFSLKTPDALVERCRAAFERLRRAGRLPRPGSGQS encoded by the coding sequence ATGCGACACATCGACAAGGGGCAGCGACGATTCGGCGCTTGGCGCGCCACGATACGGCAGTGGCTGCTGCGGATGGTGGGCGCGGCGCTGTTGGCCGCGACCGGCGCGGCTGGCGCCCAGACCATTCGCGTGGTGACCGAAGACTACCCGCCCTACAACTACTTGCGGGACGGGGTGGTCGGTGGTGTCAGCACCGAGGTCGTCCGTGCGGTGCTGGCCGAAGCGGGGCTGGACGCCCAGATCGAGCTGATGCCGTGGGCGCGCGCCTATGATCTGGCGCTGCACACCGAAAACGTGCTGATCTACTCCATCACCCGCACGCCGGCCCGCAAGGCCTTGTTCAAGTGGGTCGGCCAGGTCGCGCCGTCCGAGTGGTTCCTCTATTCGCTGCGCGGGCACGGGCTTGGCCTCAAGACGCTTGAGGACGCCAAGCGTTACCGCATCGCCACGGTGTATCAGGATGTTGGCGAACAGTTCTTGCTGGAGCGTGGCTTTGACCGCACGCGCAACCTGCAGTCGAGCAACCGCTACGCGCACAACTACGAAAAACTGAAACTCGGGCGGGTCGACCTGTGGATTGCCAACGAAGCCCTCGCGGACTACCTGGTGCGCGAAGCCGGCGACGACCCGGCGCAGCAGCTCGTCCCCGAGCTGGCGCTGGACGAGATGGGCGACGACGGGCTGTTCATGGCCTTCAGCCTGAAGACACCGGACGCGCTGGTCGAGCGCTGTCGGGCGGCGTTCGAGCGGCTGCGCCGCGCGGGACGTTTGCCACGACCGGGCTCGGGCCAGTCGTGA
- a CDS encoding diguanylate cyclase produces the protein MPEDRSRIAVRLLLATIMAGLVFSVLSTLVRGGFAYVDEREAILAELAQIQDIVQPALTKAVWEMDRGSVAVHLDSAARLPALGQITVTIRLADTAPEVHTRERPGWTAEPSLAPLRKALVVAPYDGSSEVVGELEIVADGRELFARLRPEILIIFLTQLLQSLLLAGFVMWMFHRSVTRHVRDAAAHLDALSPETLSNTLVLRDKLNQNDELDQLASGVNELQHRLRAHLTQQAQYEGELARHRDNLAELVGERTRELEAANRKLDELSRSDALTGLANRRHFDECKDVEFRRAQRTGQALSMLLCDIDHFKRFNDAYGHAAGDLCLRRVGAVLAACFKRAGDVVARVGGEEFAVLLPGMAVADARRLAERLGDEVVALGIAHEASDGAGCVTVSIGVAELDRAQMQGFDALYQRADEALYRAKHAGRNRVECGSDC, from the coding sequence ATGCCAGAAGATCGCAGCCGGATCGCGGTGCGCCTGCTGCTCGCCACCATCATGGCGGGCCTGGTGTTCTCCGTGCTGAGCACGCTGGTGCGGGGCGGCTTTGCCTATGTCGATGAGCGCGAGGCGATCCTGGCCGAACTGGCGCAGATCCAGGACATCGTCCAGCCGGCCCTGACCAAGGCGGTGTGGGAGATGGATCGTGGCAGCGTCGCCGTCCATCTCGATAGCGCGGCACGCCTGCCGGCGCTGGGGCAGATCACCGTCACCATCCGCCTGGCTGACACGGCACCGGAAGTGCACACCCGCGAAAGACCCGGCTGGACTGCCGAGCCGTCGCTCGCGCCCCTGCGCAAGGCGCTGGTGGTTGCGCCCTATGACGGCAGCTCGGAGGTGGTCGGCGAGCTGGAGATCGTTGCCGACGGGCGTGAGCTTTTTGCCCGCCTGCGTCCGGAGATCCTGATCATCTTCCTGACGCAGCTGCTCCAGTCCCTGTTGCTGGCCGGGTTCGTGATGTGGATGTTCCACCGCTCGGTGACGCGCCATGTGCGCGACGCCGCCGCGCACCTCGATGCCTTGTCGCCCGAGACGCTGTCGAACACGCTCGTGCTGCGCGACAAGCTGAACCAGAACGACGAGCTCGACCAGCTCGCCAGCGGGGTCAACGAACTCCAGCATCGACTGCGCGCCCACCTGACGCAGCAGGCGCAATACGAGGGCGAGCTGGCCCGCCATCGCGACAACCTGGCCGAACTGGTCGGTGAGCGGACCCGGGAGTTGGAGGCGGCCAATCGCAAGCTCGATGAACTGTCGCGCAGCGACGCGCTCACCGGCCTGGCAAACCGGCGCCATTTCGATGAGTGCAAGGACGTCGAGTTTCGCCGTGCGCAGCGCACCGGGCAGGCGCTGTCGATGCTGTTGTGCGACATCGACCACTTCAAGCGCTTCAATGATGCCTACGGACATGCGGCGGGCGACCTGTGCCTGCGTCGCGTCGGCGCCGTCCTCGCCGCGTGCTTCAAGCGCGCCGGCGATGTCGTGGCGCGGGTTGGCGGCGAGGAGTTCGCGGTACTGCTGCCGGGGATGGCGGTGGCCGACGCCCGCCGGCTGGCCGAGCGGCTGGGCGACGAGGTGGTGGCGCTGGGCATTGCGCACGAGGCGTCGGACGGGGCCGGTTGCGTGACCGTCAGCATCGGCGTCGCCGAGCTGGACCGGGCGCAGATGCAAGGTTTCGATGCGCTCTATCAACGCGCGGACGAGGCGCTCTACCGCGCCAAGCATGCCGGACGGAACCGGGTCGAATGCGGGAGTGACTGCTGA
- a CDS encoding antibiotic biosynthesis monooxygenase family protein yields the protein MFVVVYWWRVKPGKEAQFRDAWRRGTRQIVDIYGGLGSRLHQERDGRFVAIAEWPDEATWQRAFDARMVYPDKDARAAFVDAIAELPPDNKPAFTMTVTDDLLVRSGALARRGDGKA from the coding sequence ATGTTCGTCGTTGTCTACTGGTGGCGGGTCAAGCCCGGCAAGGAAGCACAGTTCCGCGATGCCTGGCGGCGTGGCACGCGGCAGATCGTCGATATCTACGGCGGGCTCGGTTCGCGCCTGCACCAGGAGCGCGACGGCCGCTTCGTGGCCATCGCCGAATGGCCCGACGAGGCCACCTGGCAGCGCGCCTTCGATGCGCGCATGGTCTATCCCGACAAGGACGCGCGGGCGGCCTTTGTCGACGCCATTGCCGAGCTGCCGCCGGACAACAAGCCTGCGTTCACCATGACCGTGACCGACGACCTGCTGGTGCGCAGCGGCGCGCTGGCCCGCCGCGGCGACGGGAAAGCGTAA
- a CDS encoding MBL fold metallo-hydrolase, whose amino-acid sequence MATLTFHGAAQEVTGSCHLLESPALGRVLLDCGLHQGGDAVERMHEDTLPFDPQHIDAVVLSHAHLDHSGRLPLLVNRGFSGPIHCTEATVDLLELMLEDAAGLYLRDLERSNLRNRRRGKPLRKADYSRADVHKALKLCQPHAYGDTWPLGPEATVCFHDAGHILGSAIVELTLSEKKHRKTLVFSGDLGKSDAVLMNDPATLKHADLVMMEGTYGDRNHRSIDNTLVELRDILADTWERGGNVMIPSFAVGRTQEILFHLGRLHQRGELAPWQVFLDSPMAIKATRLYDRWFHLLDRDDVKHIRRSHHNAIEDYLPKLSCAVSTEESMAINRIKAGAIIIAGSGMCTGGRIRHHFKHRIWNARNALLFIGFQARNTLGRILVDGAKHISMFGEDYVVKARIATLGGFSAHADQAQLVDWLGHFEGTPRVALVHGEPRALDALSHKLWQEKQIACEIPALGQSLVF is encoded by the coding sequence ATGGCCACTCTCACCTTCCACGGCGCAGCGCAGGAAGTCACCGGCTCCTGCCACCTGCTCGAATCGCCGGCGCTGGGCCGCGTGCTGCTCGACTGCGGCCTGCACCAGGGCGGCGATGCGGTCGAGCGCATGCATGAAGACACGCTGCCCTTCGACCCGCAGCATATCGACGCGGTGGTACTGTCGCATGCCCATCTGGATCACTCCGGGCGCCTGCCGCTGCTGGTCAATCGGGGCTTCTCAGGCCCGATTCACTGCACCGAGGCGACGGTCGATCTGCTCGAGCTGATGCTGGAGGACGCCGCCGGCCTGTATCTGCGCGACCTGGAGCGCAGCAACCTGCGCAACCGGCGCCGCGGCAAGCCCTTGCGCAAGGCCGACTACAGCCGCGCCGATGTGCACAAGGCGCTCAAGTTGTGCCAGCCGCACGCCTACGGCGACACTTGGCCCCTCGGCCCCGAGGCCACCGTGTGCTTCCATGACGCCGGCCACATCCTCGGCTCGGCCATCGTCGAGCTGACGCTGAGCGAGAAAAAACATCGCAAGACGCTGGTGTTCTCGGGCGACCTGGGCAAGAGCGACGCGGTGCTGATGAACGACCCGGCCACACTCAAGCACGCCGACCTGGTGATGATGGAAGGCACCTACGGCGACCGCAACCACCGCAGCATCGACAACACGCTGGTCGAGTTGCGCGACATCCTGGCCGACACCTGGGAGCGCGGCGGCAACGTGATGATCCCGTCCTTTGCCGTCGGCCGCACGCAGGAAATCCTCTTCCACCTGGGGCGGCTGCACCAGCGCGGCGAGCTGGCGCCCTGGCAGGTCTTTCTCGACAGCCCGATGGCGATCAAGGCCACCCGCCTGTACGACCGCTGGTTCCACCTGCTCGACCGCGACGACGTCAAGCACATCCGGCGCAGCCATCACAACGCGATCGAAGACTACCTGCCCAAGCTCTCCTGCGCGGTGAGCACCGAAGAATCGATGGCCATCAACCGCATCAAGGCCGGCGCCATCATCATTGCCGGCAGCGGCATGTGCACCGGCGGGCGCATCCGCCACCATTTCAAGCACCGCATCTGGAACGCCCGCAACGCGCTGCTGTTCATCGGCTTCCAGGCGCGCAACACGCTCGGCCGCATCCTGGTCGATGGCGCCAAGCACATCTCGATGTTCGGGGAGGACTATGTGGTCAAGGCGCGTATCGCAACCCTGGGGGGCTTCTCGGCGCATGCCGACCAGGCGCAGCTGGTCGACTGGCTGGGGCATTTCGAGGGCACACCGCGGGTGGCGCTGGTGCACGGCGAGCCGCGGGCGCTGGACGCCCTGTCGCACAAGCTGTGGCAGGAAAAGCAGATCGCCTGCGAAATCCCGGCGCTGGGCCAGAGCCTCGTCTTCTAG
- the metH gene encoding methionine synthase, which yields MQADRTAELQTLLAQRILILDGAMGTMIQQHKLGEGDYRGQRFAEHPRDLKGNNDLLVLTRPDVIAGIHRDYLDAGADIIETCTFNATEVSQAEYGLAELAYEINVAGARLVRELCDEYTAKNPAKPRYCAGVLGPTSRTLSISPDVNDPGFRNISFDALVADYRQAARGLIEGGADLLLIETIFDTLNAKAAVFAVEQVFAELGQRLPIMISGTITDASGRTLSGQTAEAFWNSLSHAKPLSFGLNCALGAAELRQYVDELSTVCDCFVSAHPNAGLPNPLSPTGYDETPEALAGAVAEWAQSGLVNIIGGCCGTTPAHIAAIAQAVEATAPRAVPTLEKKLRLSGLEPFNVGKDALFVNVGERTNVTGSKAFARMILEGRFDDALAVARQQVENGAQVIDINMDEAMLDSLAAMEKFLKLIASEPDISKVPIMLDSSKWSVIEAGLKCIQGKGVVNSISMKEGEEEFLRQARLCRQYGAAVIVMAFDETGQADTYARKTEICKRAYDLLTGIGFPPEDIIFDPNIFAIATGIAEHDNYAVDFIEAVHWIHANLPHAKTSGGVSNVSFSFRGNDAVREAIHTVFLYHAIKAGMSMGIVNAGMLGVYDDLEPVLREKVEDVVLNRHPGAGEALVDFAVTVKEGNAKNAGPDLSWRQGTVEERLKHALVKGITDFVVEDTEEVRATMAAAGKPPLAVIEGPLMAGMDVVGDLFGAGKMFLPQVVKSARVMKQAVAHLLPFIEAEKLRTGAASKGKIIMATVKGDVHDIGKNIVGVVLGCNGYEVVDLGVMVPTEKILHAAREHGAQAIGLSGLITPSLEEMSHVAGEMQRQGFDVPLLIGGATTSRAHTAIKIAPHYQQPVVYVPDASRAVGVVTALLSEGGAEDFKTQLAADYDKIRAQHANKKGVTLVSLEAARENAFRTDWAAEPVAACSNSHQAGYQPYTPPEPNTTGVMAIDVDLNDLRDYIDWGPFFQTWDLAGKFPQILDDEVVGETARNVFADGKEMLELIIAQEWVQAKAVFGLFPANRVGDDIEFYTDESRATPLMSWYGLRQQHERPSGKPHWCLADFIAPKDSGVKDWCGAFAVTAGLGIELKLAEFEATHDDYHAIMLKSLADRLAEATAEWLHERVRKEYWGYAADEALDNEALIKEAYRGIRPAPGYPACPDHTVKAALFALLDAPVNAGMGITESMAMTPAASVSGFYFSHPESHYFAISKIGEDQLADWARRTGLSVDAARRWLAPLL from the coding sequence ATGCAAGCCGACCGCACCGCCGAACTCCAGACCCTGCTGGCCCAGCGCATCCTGATCCTGGATGGCGCGATGGGCACCATGATCCAGCAGCACAAACTGGGCGAGGGCGACTACCGCGGCCAGCGCTTTGCCGAGCATCCGCGCGATCTCAAGGGCAACAACGACTTGCTGGTGCTGACCCGGCCCGACGTCATCGCCGGCATCCACCGCGACTACCTCGACGCCGGCGCCGACATTATCGAGACCTGCACTTTCAACGCCACCGAGGTGTCGCAGGCCGAGTACGGGCTGGCCGAGCTGGCCTATGAAATCAACGTCGCTGGCGCCCGCCTGGTGCGTGAGCTGTGCGACGAATACACCGCGAAGAACCCGGCCAAGCCGCGCTACTGCGCCGGCGTGCTGGGGCCGACCTCGCGCACCCTGTCGATCTCGCCGGACGTAAACGACCCGGGCTTCCGCAATATCAGCTTCGATGCGCTGGTGGCCGACTACCGCCAGGCCGCGCGCGGCCTGATCGAGGGCGGCGCCGATCTGCTGCTGATCGAGACCATTTTCGACACGCTCAATGCCAAGGCGGCGGTGTTCGCCGTCGAGCAGGTGTTTGCCGAGCTTGGCCAGCGCCTGCCCATCATGATCTCGGGCACCATCACCGACGCCTCGGGCCGCACCCTGTCGGGCCAGACCGCCGAGGCTTTCTGGAATTCGCTGTCGCATGCCAAGCCGCTGAGCTTTGGCCTGAACTGTGCGCTCGGTGCCGCCGAACTGCGCCAGTATGTGGACGAGCTGTCCACCGTCTGCGACTGCTTTGTGTCGGCCCACCCCAACGCCGGTCTGCCCAACCCGCTCTCGCCCACCGGCTACGACGAAACCCCCGAGGCGCTGGCCGGTGCCGTGGCCGAATGGGCGCAGTCCGGCCTGGTGAACATCATCGGTGGCTGCTGTGGCACCACGCCGGCGCATATTGCGGCGATTGCCCAGGCGGTCGAAGCCACCGCGCCGCGTGCCGTGCCCACGCTGGAGAAGAAGCTGCGCCTGTCGGGTCTGGAGCCCTTCAACGTGGGCAAGGATGCGTTGTTCGTGAACGTCGGCGAGCGCACCAACGTGACCGGCTCCAAGGCCTTCGCCCGCATGATTCTCGAAGGCCGCTTCGACGACGCCCTGGCCGTCGCCCGTCAGCAGGTGGAAAACGGCGCCCAGGTGATCGACATCAACATGGACGAGGCGATGCTCGATTCGCTCGCCGCCATGGAAAAATTCCTCAAGCTGATCGCCTCCGAGCCGGACATCTCCAAGGTGCCGATCATGCTCGACTCCTCCAAGTGGAGCGTCATCGAGGCCGGCCTCAAGTGCATTCAGGGCAAGGGCGTGGTGAACTCGATCTCGATGAAGGAAGGCGAGGAAGAGTTCCTGCGTCAGGCGCGCCTGTGCCGGCAATACGGCGCGGCGGTGATCGTCATGGCCTTCGACGAAACCGGCCAGGCCGACACCTATGCGCGCAAGACCGAGATCTGCAAGCGCGCCTACGACTTGCTGACGGGCATCGGCTTCCCGCCTGAAGACATCATCTTCGACCCCAACATCTTCGCCATCGCCACCGGCATTGCCGAGCACGACAACTACGCGGTGGACTTCATCGAGGCGGTGCACTGGATCCACGCCAACCTGCCGCATGCAAAAACGTCCGGCGGTGTCTCCAACGTGAGCTTCAGCTTCCGCGGCAATGATGCGGTGCGCGAGGCGATTCACACCGTGTTCCTCTACCACGCCATCAAGGCCGGCATGAGCATGGGCATCGTCAATGCCGGCATGCTCGGGGTGTATGACGACCTCGAGCCGGTGCTGCGCGAGAAGGTCGAGGACGTGGTGCTCAATCGCCATCCCGGCGCCGGCGAGGCGCTGGTGGACTTCGCGGTGACGGTCAAGGAAGGCAATGCGAAGAATGCCGGGCCGGACCTGTCGTGGCGTCAGGGCACGGTCGAAGAGCGCCTCAAGCATGCGCTGGTCAAGGGCATCACCGACTTCGTGGTCGAAGACACCGAAGAGGTGCGCGCCACCATGGCCGCCGCCGGCAAGCCGCCGCTGGCGGTGATCGAAGGGCCGCTGATGGCCGGCATGGACGTGGTTGGCGACCTCTTCGGCGCGGGCAAGATGTTCCTGCCGCAGGTGGTCAAATCGGCGCGGGTGATGAAGCAGGCGGTGGCCCATCTGCTGCCCTTCATCGAAGCCGAAAAGCTGCGTACCGGCGCGGCCAGCAAGGGCAAGATCATCATGGCCACGGTCAAGGGTGATGTGCACGACATCGGCAAGAACATCGTCGGCGTGGTGCTCGGCTGCAACGGCTACGAGGTGGTCGACCTCGGCGTGATGGTGCCGACCGAGAAGATTCTGCACGCCGCGCGCGAGCACGGCGCGCAGGCCATCGGCCTGTCCGGCCTGATCACCCCCTCGCTCGAAGAAATGAGCCATGTCGCCGGCGAGATGCAGCGCCAGGGCTTTGACGTGCCGCTGCTCATCGGCGGTGCCACCACCAGCCGCGCCCACACCGCGATCAAGATCGCGCCGCACTACCAGCAACCGGTGGTGTACGTGCCCGACGCCTCGCGTGCGGTGGGTGTGGTCACCGCGCTGCTGTCCGAAGGCGGCGCCGAGGATTTCAAGACCCAGCTGGCCGCCGATTACGACAAGATCCGCGCCCAGCACGCCAACAAGAAAGGCGTCACCCTGGTCAGCCTCGAGGCGGCGCGTGAGAATGCCTTCCGCACCGACTGGGCGGCCGAGCCGGTGGCCGCGTGCAGCAATTCGCACCAGGCCGGCTACCAGCCCTACACCCCGCCCGAGCCCAACACCACGGGCGTGATGGCCATCGATGTCGACCTGAACGACCTGCGCGACTACATCGACTGGGGCCCCTTCTTCCAGACCTGGGACCTGGCCGGCAAATTCCCGCAGATCCTCGATGACGAGGTCGTTGGCGAGACGGCGCGCAATGTGTTTGCCGACGGCAAGGAGATGCTCGAACTGATCATTGCGCAGGAATGGGTGCAGGCCAAGGCGGTGTTCGGCCTCTTCCCGGCCAACCGGGTCGGTGACGACATCGAGTTCTACACCGACGAATCGCGCGCCACGCCGCTGATGAGCTGGTACGGCCTGCGCCAGCAGCACGAGCGCCCCAGCGGCAAACCGCACTGGTGCCTGGCCGACTTCATCGCGCCGAAGGACTCGGGCGTCAAGGACTGGTGCGGCGCCTTCGCGGTGACTGCCGGGCTGGGCATCGAACTCAAGCTCGCCGAGTTCGAAGCCACGCACGACGACTACCACGCGATCATGCTCAAATCGCTCGCCGACCGCCTCGCCGAGGCCACCGCCGAGTGGCTGCACGAGCGGGTGCGCAAGGAGTACTGGGGCTACGCCGCCGACGAGGCGCTCGACAACGAGGCGCTCATCAAGGAAGCCTACCGCGGCATCCGCCCTGCGCCCGGCTACCCCGCCTGCCCGGACCACACCGTCAAGGCCGCGCTGTTCGCGCTGCTCGACGCGCCGGTCAACGCCGGCATGGGCATCACCGAGTCCATGGCCATGACGCCGGCCGCCTCGGTCAGCGGCTTCTACTTCTCGCACCCCGAGAGCCACTACTTCGCGATCAGCAAGATCGGCGAAGACCAGCTGGCCGACTGGGCGCGCCGTACCGGGCTCTCCGTCGATGCCGCGCGTCGCTGGCTGGCCCCCTTGCTGTAA
- a CDS encoding cupin domain-containing protein produces MHAPDALLALGRLASERCDVTVVKREPGAAPLHTHAETLHVLVTEGCLWLTLDGVERPVRPGEWCCVPAGTEHTERYAEPTSAVVFWLREAG; encoded by the coding sequence ATGCACGCCCCCGACGCCCTGCTTGCTCTCGGCCGCCTCGCCAGCGAGCGCTGCGATGTGACCGTGGTGAAGCGCGAGCCGGGGGCGGCGCCGCTGCACACCCACGCCGAGACCCTGCATGTGCTGGTCACCGAAGGCTGCCTGTGGCTGACCCTGGACGGGGTAGAACGCCCCGTCCGCCCCGGCGAATGGTGCTGCGTGCCGGCCGGCACCGAACACACCGAGCGCTACGCCGAGCCCACCTCGGCAGTGGTGTTCTGGCTGCGCGAGGCGGGCTGA